A single region of the Solwaraspora sp. WMMD791 genome encodes:
- a CDS encoding helix-turn-helix transcriptional regulator encodes MTGRGGGGGAATYGGRTARAAGANAQAGGTALLRRQVGRWLAALRHEAGLSQDTAADKLHRGSGTLWRIEAGDLRIRWNAADMSALCQLYGADDGTTERLLALAAEIDRPARGRWWHDELTGPPVDADPYPTFEQSATMIRCYGQTMIPDLLQTPGYAEAVLSCPAGLRSDDEIAARLDQLAARQRHLLTHPHPPAVQVIVNESALRRTVGGPAAMRAQLDHLRSLAITPGFSVRVLPHAGGAHAGMTNSFTLLRFAATTMAPGRQVAAPGLVRLGTLTGTMYLDQLAHVAAYEQVWSDLATRAQPTRKGNGAAK; translated from the coding sequence ATGACTGGCAGGGGCGGCGGCGGAGGGGCCGCGACGTACGGCGGAAGAACGGCCCGGGCGGCGGGCGCCAACGCGCAGGCGGGTGGGACGGCGCTGCTGCGGCGCCAGGTGGGGCGCTGGTTGGCGGCGCTGCGCCACGAGGCCGGGCTGTCCCAGGACACCGCCGCCGACAAACTTCACCGGGGCAGCGGCACCCTGTGGCGGATCGAGGCCGGTGACCTGCGGATCCGCTGGAACGCGGCGGACATGTCGGCACTGTGCCAGCTGTACGGGGCCGACGACGGGACCACCGAACGCCTGCTCGCCCTGGCAGCGGAGATCGACCGCCCAGCCCGGGGCCGCTGGTGGCACGACGAGCTGACCGGGCCGCCGGTCGACGCCGACCCGTACCCGACGTTCGAGCAGTCCGCGACGATGATCCGCTGCTACGGCCAGACGATGATCCCGGACCTGCTGCAGACCCCCGGGTACGCCGAGGCGGTGCTGAGCTGCCCGGCCGGTCTGCGCAGCGACGACGAGATCGCCGCCCGCCTCGACCAGTTGGCCGCCAGGCAGCGGCACCTGCTGACCCATCCGCACCCGCCGGCGGTGCAGGTGATCGTCAACGAAAGTGCACTACGGCGTACCGTCGGCGGCCCGGCTGCGATGCGGGCCCAGCTCGACCACCTGCGCTCGCTCGCGATCACGCCGGGGTTCTCGGTGCGGGTGCTGCCGCATGCCGGCGGCGCGCACGCCGGCATGACCAACTCGTTCACCCTGCTGCGCTTCGCCGCGACCACGATGGCTCCCGGACGGCAGGTGGCCGCGCCGGGGCTGGTCCGGCTCGGCACCCTGACCGGGACGATGTACCTCGACCAGTTGGCGCACGTCGCCGCGTACGAGCAGGTCTGGTCCGACCTGGCCACCCGAGCGCAGCCGACACGGAAAGGCAACGGGGCAGCAAAGTGA